One stretch of Trichomycterus rosablanca isolate fTriRos1 chromosome 3, fTriRos1.hap1, whole genome shotgun sequence DNA includes these proteins:
- the LOC134310042 gene encoding mucin-17, translating into MGEVSWSVISADGVTAAPGVDTTTSDSLSAFIISIKINNRIYNDSLKDRQSLDYKALRQEVEDVFFSTYSYSPSAQYQEIAEMTFSNGSVIARSTLLFSKKQANSEALKNVFITNYQQHPSRMLDLNLNYTAELEPVPITFPPLDNIPESFHSNEINLHTSTAAPTSTTIPVTSTTPQHTHPSTTAATSTGSITPTTTSTESHDPPTTSDTTVTGTSAPLGTSTSEETSPSSYTSPPGPSGGDSTTTTASGTATRKLAEPEGSGSTASEPGVPGVPVWGIAILVLAAIILFFLLFLIILLLLCWCCWGRQRGFMNVSDPEPISYYNPDIPMYSTQSTFDSHNGKSADADSERAHKNRTGTFGLNK; encoded by the exons ATGGGAGAAGTATCGTGGA GTGTTATTTCAGCCGACGGTGTCACCGCTGCTCCTGGAGTCGACACAACAACCTCAGACTCACTCTCGGCTTTTATCATCAGCATCAAAATCAACAATCGCATTTACAACGACTCGCTCAAGGACCGCCAGTCACTGGACTATAAGGCACTACGACAGGAAGTCGAGGATGTG tttttcaGTACTTACAGCTACTCACCTTCAGCTCAGTATCAGGAGATTGCAGAGATGACTTTCAG TAACGGATCTGTGATCGCCAGATCTACGCTGCTGTTCAGTAAAAAACAAGCAAATTCAGAGGCACTGAAAAACGTTTTCATCACTAATTATCAGCAACATCCTTCTAGGATGCTGGATCTGAACCTCAACTACACCGCAG AATTAGAACCCGTCCCGATCACATTTCCTCCCCTCGACAACATTCCTGAGTCCTTTCATTCCAATGAAATCAATCTACACACCAGCACTGCTGCACCCACCTCCACCACCATCCCTGTAACCAGTACTACACCCCAGCATACACACCCCAGTACAACAGCAGCCACCAGTACCGGCTCCATCACACCCACCACCACATCTACAGAGTCACATGATCCACCTACAACCTCCGACACCACCGTTACTGGTACCTCAGCACCCCTCGGTACGAGCACGAGCGAAGAAACCTCCCCGTCCTCCTACACCAGTCCGCCCGGCCCTTCAGGGGGCGACAGCACAACAACCACCGCCTCAGGAACAGCGACCCGCAAGCTGGCAGAACCTGAAGGCTCGGGATCGACAGCTTCAGAGCCAGGCGTGCCAGGCGTGCCAGTATGGGGCATCGCCATTTTGGTACTGGCAGCCATCATACTCTTCTTCCTCCTGTTCCTCATCATCCTGCTG CTGCTGTGTTGGTGCTGTTGGGGGAGACAGCGTGGCTTCATGAACGTGTCCGATCCGGAGCCTATAAGCTATTATAACCCCGACATTCCCATGTACTCCACTCAGAGCACGTTCGACTCGCACAACGGCAAGTCAGCG gaCGCAGACTCGGAGAGAGCTCATAAAAACAGGACTGGAACCTTCGGCCTGAACAAgtga